The nucleotide window AATCAAAATAATGACAAATATACACAAGAACAAAAAGAGTCTATACAAAAATATATAGATAAACAAAATATTCAAGTATTTAAAAATATTGAAATAAATATTAGTACACCAAATGAAGAAAAAAATATTTTAGAATTATTACAAAACTGTGAAAAAAATTCTACTATTATTGTATCAAATTTGAATGTTTTTGGCAGAACAATAGAAACTATTTTAGAAATAGTAAAATTCTTATTATCAAATAAAATAAGAATTTTAGTTGTTGAACAAAATCTTGATTTATTAGATGATAAAGATATGTTGACACAAATGATATTAGGTGTTATTTCAATGACAGTTAGTTTAGAAAAAGAGTTAATGAGCTTAAGAACAAAAGAAGCATTAACAGCAAAAAAACTAAATGGTATGGCTTTAGGAAAACCAAAAGGAACTATACAAAAATCAAAATTTGATTTACAACGAGATAAAATAGAAGAACTTTTAGCTGTTGGTTTGAGTGTAAGAAAAATATCAAAATTATTAGGTTATAACAATCATATAGGATTAAATAATTATGTTAAAAAAAGAAAAATAAAAGCCAATCTAAATAAGCCAAAAGAGATATAAAATAGGCTTTTTATAATGATTTAAAAAAAATATAGTAAAATAAAATTAATTAAAATTGAATGGAGTTATTGTGAAAGTATTATTAACAAAAGATGTAAAAAGTTTAGGAAAAGCTGGTGAGATTAAAGAAGTAGCTGATGGATATGGAAAAAATTTTTTAATAGGAAAAGGTTTAGCTCTACACGCAACAACAGAAGTATTAAATAGATGGAAAGCAGAACAAAAAAAACAAGCTTTAAAAGAAGAACAAGAAATAGCAAATGCTAAAGAGTTAGCAGAAAAATTAAATGCAACAAAATTAACTGTAAAACACAAAGTTGGTGCAAATGGACAATTAATTGGTTCAGTAACAAATAAAGAAATAAGTGAAGAATTAGAAAATCAATTTTCAATTATGATAGATAAAAAGAATATCTCTTTAGATAAAAAAATCAAATCTGTAGGAATTTATGAAATTGATTGTAAATTAGGACATGCGATTCATGCAACTTTAAAAGTTGACATAATTGGAGAATAATAAATGTTTGATGCTACAACGATACTTGCATATAAAGGTGCAAACAAAGCTGTAATTGGTGGAGATGGTCAAGTTACTTTTGGAAATACAGTTTTAAAAGGTAATGCTACAAAAATAAGAACACTTTATAAAGACCAAATACTTGCAGGATTTGCAGGAAGTACAGCAGATGCTTTTAATCTTTTTGATATGTTTGAAGGGCATTTAGAAGCTTGTAAAGGTGATTTGTTAAAATCAGTAATTGCATTTTCAAAAGAGTGGAGAAAAGATAAGGTTCTTAGACGTCTTGAAGCTATGATGATAGTTTTAAATAAAGAAAAGATTTTTATTTTAAGTGGAAATGGTGATGTTGTTGAACCTGAAGATGGATCAATTGCTTCAATAGGAAGTGGTGGAAATTTTGCTATTTCTGCTGCACGTGCACTTGCTAAGCATTCAACTTTAGATGAAGAAGAGTTGGTACGTGAATCACTTATGATTGCAGGTGAATTGTGTATTTATACAAATCAAAATATAAAAATATTAAAGTTAGAGGATTAAAAAAGTATGGATATGACGCCAAAGCAAATAGTTGCCTACTTAGATGATTATATTATTGGGCAAAATAATGCAAAAAAAACAATTGCGTTAGCTTTAAGAAATAGATATAGAAGAATGAAAGTAGAGCCAAAACTTCAAGAAGAAATAATGCCTAAAAATATTTTAATGATAGGTAGCACAGGAGTTGGTAAAACTGAAATTGCAAGAAGATTAGCTAAAATGATGGGCTTACCATTTGTAAAAGTTGAAGCAAGTAAATATACTGAAGTTGGATTTGTAGGTCGAGATGTTGAATCTATGATTAGAGATTTAGTATATGAAGGAATAAATTTAGTTACACGTGAGTTTGAAGAAAAAATAAAAGATAAAATTGATGATGAAGTAAATAAAAAAATTATTGAAAAATTAGTTCCACCACTTCCAGAAAGTGCAAGTGAGAGTGCTAAAGAATCTTTTATTAAAACATACAATACTATGGAAAAAAAACTTCTAGAAGGTGTTTTAGATGATAAAAAAATAGAAATAGATATTCCTAAAAAAACACATATAGAAATTTTGGATTCATCAATGCCTTTTGATATGAGTTCTATGCAAGAAAGCTTAAATAAAATGCTTGGTGGATTAAACAAAGATACGATTAAAAAAGAAGTAACAATTAAAGATGCTAAAGTTTTATTAAGAGGTGTTGCAAGTGAAAGTTTACTTGATTCTGAAGCAATAAAAGTTGAAGCATTAAAAAGATGTGAAAATGGTGGGATTATTTTCTTAGATGAAATTGATAAAATTGCATCAGGTAAAAAAAATAATGGACAAGATCCATCAAAAGAAGGAGTTCAAAGAGATTTACTTCCAATAGTTGAAGGTAGTTCAGTTCAAACAAAATTTGGTCAGATAAAAACTGATCATATTTTATTTATAGCTGCTGGGGCATTTCATGTTTCAAAACCAAGTGATTTAATTCCTGAACTTCAAGGAAGATTTCCCTTAAGAGTAGAATTAGAATCTTTGGATGAAGAAGCATTATATAAAATTTTAACAAATACAAAAAATTCACTTCTTAGACAATATAAAGCGTTATTAGCAGTTGAAGATGTTGATTTAGAATTTGACGATGAAGCAATTCGAGCATTTGCAAAATATTCTGTAACAGCTAATGAAAAAACGGAAGATATAGGTGCAAGAAGACTTCATACAGTTATTGAAAAAGTTATTGAAGATATATCTTTTGAAGCTGATGAAAAAAAAGGTACAAAAGTTGTTGTTACAAAAGAACTTGTATCTGATAAATTAGATGACATTGTTGATAATGTAGATACAGCAAGATACATTTTATAAGAGTCAGAGATATTAATAATTTTTTTGATAGAATTAATATAATAAAAAAGGGGAGATAATATTATGAAAATTGTGACATTTTGTGAAATAGATGAATCTTTATTTAATCCTGAATTTACAGTTGAGTATTTTCATACAGGAACAAGTGGAGATGCAGATATTGTGATTTTAAATATTGATTCAATATTTGAGTTTGAAGAAAATAAATCAAAAATATGTAAAGATAAATTTGTTTCTATTGCTATAATTGATGATGAGAGTGATTATGAAGCTTTTAAAAATTTTGGAATAGATGCTTGGATTAAAGCCTCAGATATTTCTCAAATAAACAATATTATCAACCTAGTAAATAAAAGATTTTTATCATAAGTTAAGGATTTATCATAATTATAGATACCCATTGTCATTTAGACAACAAACAATATTATGAAGATATACATAATGTTATATCAAACGCACTTCAACATGGTGTAAAGGGATTTTTAATCCCTGGAGCTGATTTTAATGATTTACCACAAGCTATAAAGTTAGCTGAAAAATATGATGAAGTTTTTTTTGCTGTTGGGATACATCCTTATGATATAGATATGTATACTGAAGAAATGATGGAAAAATATGTAAATCATCCTAAATGTATTGCTATTGGTGAATGTGGATTAGATTATTTTAGGTTACCTGAAAATGAAGAAGAAAAAATTGCAAATATAAAAAAACAAAAAGAAGTATTTATATCTCAAATAGAATTTGCAAAAAAAGTTAAAAAACCTCTAATCGTACATATTAGAGATGCTTCAAATGATTCAAGACAAATTTTGATTGATAATAATGCAAAAGAAGTTGGTGGAGTTCTACACTGTTTTAATGCAAGTGAACATTTACTTCCTTTATCTGAACATAATTTTTATTTTGGAATAGGTGGAGTACTAACATTTAAAAATGCAAAAAAATTAGTTGAGATTTTGCCAAAAATTCCTAAAGATAAATTATTGATTGAAACAGATGCTCCTTATCTTACTCCTCATCCTCATAGAGGTGAAAGAAATGAACCTTTTTATACTACATTTGTTTCTCAAAAAATGTCAGAATTATTAAATATTAGTGATGAAGATATTCAACTACTAACTACAAATAACGCAAAAAAATTATTTAAAGAGTTTTCTAGTCTTTCTTAGATATAATCTAGGCTATATTAAGAAGAGAGGACTTTTTGAATAAATTTTTTTTCATACTACTTATTTTTGTAAATAATCTTTTAGCTAACATTTCAAATGAATCAGATTTAAAAATATTAAAAGACTTGGATTTAGATAGTTCTTTTGTAAATGAATCTTCTTTTCAAAGTATCTTTGAACAATACTCATCAAATAAAAATATAAATTATTACAATAATATATTAAAAAAATCTTCTTTAAATGCTCAAATCGTAAGAGAAGAAATTGAAAATGAAAATCTTCCAGAAGCAGTATTTTTTATTCCAATGCTTGAATCAAGTTTTGTAAATCATGAAAAAGGCAAGAAAAATCCAGCTGGTATATGGCAAATTATGCCTCAAACAGCTATAAATCTTAAATTAAGAAATGATGAATTTATAGATGAGAGATTAGATTTAGTAAAATCTACAGATGCAGCGAGTTCTTATATAAAACGGTATTATAATAAATTCAATAAATGGTATTTAGCACTTCTTGCTTACAATTGTGGAGAAGGGAGAGTTATCGAAGGTATTGCAAGAGCTTCTCTTGATAAATATTTAGAAGAAAATCCAAATTCAAATAATGATGGAACAATAAGAGTTTATAAAAGTTATTTAGAAGATTATAAAAAAAGTAAAAGTGGTTTAAGTAATTTATATGAAATTTATAATCAAATAGGAAAAAGACAAGGATATTATGATTTTTCTTATTTAGTAAAAAATAATAGTAAAAATTTATATCTTCCTACTTCAAGTTTAAACTATATTCAAAAAATAGTTGCATTTTCAATAATCGCAAATAGAGATTTATTTAAAAGTATAAATAACAAAAGTAAATATCAATTAGAAAAAGTTAAAGCACATAAAGGATTACAATTAAAATCTTTAGCAAATATTGTAGGAATGAATTACAATGAATTTAAAAGTATAAATAAACATATTAAAAAAGAGACACTTCCAACTGATTCAAAACTTTATAATATATATATTCCACATAATAAAGTAGAAATTTACAATCAAAAAATACTTTTTGTGAAACCAATAAAACAAGAAATAAAAGTAAAAGAACCTATAAAAAAAGTGGTAGAAAACAAGAAAAAACAAATAATATATATTGTAAAAAAAGGTGATTCTTTAGAGTTAATTGCGAAGAAATATAAAGTAAATTTAAAGAAATTAAAACTTGATAATAATAAAAAATCAAATTTAATAAAAATAGGAGAAAAAATTGAAATTAATAAATAATATGAGGATTAGTCTATTTTTAGTAATTATGAGTTTATTTTTATTTACTGGTTGTTCACAAAAAAATTATAGTGATGATTATATGAAATTTTATAAAGATACAAAAAATTCAAAAATTAATAATTCAAAAGAGATGCATAGATATACAATGAGACCTTATAGTGTATTTGGAATAAAATACTATCCATTTATTGCTAATATTGGAGATAGATTTGAAGGGATAGCATCTTGGTATGGACCAGATTTTCATACAAAAAAAACTTCAAATGGTGAAGTTTATAATATGTACGATATGACAGCTGCTCATAAAACTTTACCTATGAATACAGTTTTAAAAGTAGAAAATTTAGATAATGGAAAATCGATAGTTGTAAGAGTTAATGATAGAGGACCTTTTGTAAAGGGAAGAATTATTGATTTATCAAATAAAGCTGCAAATGAAATTGATATGGTAAGACGTGGAACAGCAAATGTAAAAATAACAGTTCTTGGATATAATGGTGAAATAGAAAATAAAGATGCACCTTATACTGAACTTGCTCAAAATGAGGTAAAACCAACTGTTCAAACAGAAAATATTGATGTTCTTGAACCTTTGGATATAAAAGAGGATAAGATTACAACAACAAATGTTATTATTCCATCAAAAGTTGGAACACCTGTTGTTACAAAAAGCACTACCAAAGCACCAGTTGTAACTACTAAAACAAAGTCAATTCCAGTTTCAAATGGAATATATAGTATTCAAGTTGGTGCATTTAGTAAAATAGAAGGTGCTCAAAAAACAAAAAGTGATTATCAAAGAAAATTTAGTTCAAATAAAGTTGAATCTGAAAAAGTATTTGTTAATGGAAAAACTTTATATAAAGTTTTTATAAAAGGTTTTAGAAGTTATGATGAAGCTCAAAGATTTAAAAATATAAATGGACTAACTAATGCAATGGTTATTAAATAGGATATAAAAATGGTAGAAATTAATAGAAAAACAAAAGAAACTGATATTAAATGTAAAATAAATTTAGATGGTTGTGGCAAATTCAACATAAAAACAGGTGTTGGTTTTTTTGACCATATGTTAGAAGCTTTATCAAAACATAGTGGAATAGATATCGATTTAATTTGCGAAGGTGATTTACATATTGATGCACACCATACAGTTGAAGATTGTGGAATAGTTTTAGGGCAAGCTTTAAAAAAAGCAATTTTTCCAATTCAAGCAGTAGAAAGATATGGAAATGCAACTGTTGTTATGGATGAAGCAGCAACAACTTGTGCATTAGATTTATCAAATAGACCTTATTTGGTTTATGAAGTAAATGTAAGTGGTAAAGTAGGTGAGTTTGATGTTGAATTGGTTGAAGAATTTTTTCATGCAGTTGCAGGAAATGCAGGATTAACAGTTCATATTATTCAAGATAGAGGAAGAAATAAACATCATATTTTAGAAGCTTCATTTAAAGCTTTTGCAGTTGCATTAAGACGAGCTTTAGTAAAAAATGAGAAGTTAGGGATTCCAAGTACAAAAGGTGTTTTATGATT belongs to Arcobacter defluvii and includes:
- the rplI gene encoding 50S ribosomal protein L9, which codes for MKVLLTKDVKSLGKAGEIKEVADGYGKNFLIGKGLALHATTEVLNRWKAEQKKQALKEEQEIANAKELAEKLNATKLTVKHKVGANGQLIGSVTNKEISEELENQFSIMIDKKNISLDKKIKSVGIYEIDCKLGHAIHATLKVDIIGE
- a CDS encoding septal ring lytic transglycosylase RlpA family protein, translating into MKLINNMRISLFLVIMSLFLFTGCSQKNYSDDYMKFYKDTKNSKINNSKEMHRYTMRPYSVFGIKYYPFIANIGDRFEGIASWYGPDFHTKKTSNGEVYNMYDMTAAHKTLPMNTVLKVENLDNGKSIVVRVNDRGPFVKGRIIDLSNKAANEIDMVRRGTANVKITVLGYNGEIENKDAPYTELAQNEVKPTVQTENIDVLEPLDIKEDKITTTNVIIPSKVGTPVVTKSTTKAPVVTTKTKSIPVSNGIYSIQVGAFSKIEGAQKTKSDYQRKFSSNKVESEKVFVNGKTLYKVFIKGFRSYDEAQRFKNINGLTNAMVIK
- the hisB gene encoding imidazoleglycerol-phosphate dehydratase HisB; protein product: MVEINRKTKETDIKCKINLDGCGKFNIKTGVGFFDHMLEALSKHSGIDIDLICEGDLHIDAHHTVEDCGIVLGQALKKAIFPIQAVERYGNATVVMDEAATTCALDLSNRPYLVYEVNVSGKVGEFDVELVEEFFHAVAGNAGLTVHIIQDRGRNKHHILEASFKAFAVALRRALVKNEKLGIPSTKGVL
- a CDS encoding lytic transglycosylase domain-containing protein, whose product is MNKFFFILLIFVNNLLANISNESDLKILKDLDLDSSFVNESSFQSIFEQYSSNKNINYYNNILKKSSLNAQIVREEIENENLPEAVFFIPMLESSFVNHEKGKKNPAGIWQIMPQTAINLKLRNDEFIDERLDLVKSTDAASSYIKRYYNKFNKWYLALLAYNCGEGRVIEGIARASLDKYLEENPNSNNDGTIRVYKSYLEDYKKSKSGLSNLYEIYNQIGKRQGYYDFSYLVKNNSKNLYLPTSSLNYIQKIVAFSIIANRDLFKSINNKSKYQLEKVKAHKGLQLKSLANIVGMNYNEFKSINKHIKKETLPTDSKLYNIYIPHNKVEIYNQKILFVKPIKQEIKVKEPIKKVVENKKKQIIYIVKKGDSLELIAKKYKVNLKKLKLDNNKKSNLIKIGEKIEINK
- a CDS encoding TatD family hydrolase, with the protein product MIIDTHCHLDNKQYYEDIHNVISNALQHGVKGFLIPGADFNDLPQAIKLAEKYDEVFFAVGIHPYDIDMYTEEMMEKYVNHPKCIAIGECGLDYFRLPENEEEKIANIKKQKEVFISQIEFAKKVKKPLIVHIRDASNDSRQILIDNNAKEVGGVLHCFNASEHLLPLSEHNFYFGIGGVLTFKNAKKLVEILPKIPKDKLLIETDAPYLTPHPHRGERNEPFYTTFVSQKMSELLNISDEDIQLLTTNNAKKLFKEFSSLS
- the hslU gene encoding ATP-dependent protease ATPase subunit HslU, whose protein sequence is MDMTPKQIVAYLDDYIIGQNNAKKTIALALRNRYRRMKVEPKLQEEIMPKNILMIGSTGVGKTEIARRLAKMMGLPFVKVEASKYTEVGFVGRDVESMIRDLVYEGINLVTREFEEKIKDKIDDEVNKKIIEKLVPPLPESASESAKESFIKTYNTMEKKLLEGVLDDKKIEIDIPKKTHIEILDSSMPFDMSSMQESLNKMLGGLNKDTIKKEVTIKDAKVLLRGVASESLLDSEAIKVEALKRCENGGIIFLDEIDKIASGKKNNGQDPSKEGVQRDLLPIVEGSSVQTKFGQIKTDHILFIAAGAFHVSKPSDLIPELQGRFPLRVELESLDEEALYKILTNTKNSLLRQYKALLAVEDVDLEFDDEAIRAFAKYSVTANEKTEDIGARRLHTVIEKVIEDISFEADEKKGTKVVVTKELVSDKLDDIVDNVDTARYIL
- a CDS encoding recombinase family protein, with product MSKIFTYIRKNQNNDKYTQEQKESIQKYIDKQNIQVFKNIEINISTPNEEKNILELLQNCEKNSTIIVSNLNVFGRTIETILEIVKFLLSNKIRILVVEQNLDLLDDKDMLTQMILGVISMTVSLEKELMSLRTKEALTAKKLNGMALGKPKGTIQKSKFDLQRDKIEELLAVGLSVRKISKLLGYNNHIGLNNYVKKRKIKANLNKPKEI
- the hslV gene encoding ATP-dependent protease subunit HslV, with the protein product MFDATTILAYKGANKAVIGGDGQVTFGNTVLKGNATKIRTLYKDQILAGFAGSTADAFNLFDMFEGHLEACKGDLLKSVIAFSKEWRKDKVLRRLEAMMIVLNKEKIFILSGNGDVVEPEDGSIASIGSGGNFAISAARALAKHSTLDEEELVRESLMIAGELCIYTNQNIKILKLED